A single region of the Metarhizium brunneum chromosome 6, complete sequence genome encodes:
- the CTNS gene encoding Cystinosin — protein sequence MSLLTFFSGLFGWIYTFCWSASFYPQLILNLRRKSTSGTTVDFPFINVLGFVAYFVSNVAFYYSPLIRSQYAARHNDLTPTVQFNDITFALHASVISAITLSQYLLRTLWGFAPSTGTRPSRFIVGVALGCLFGVVATYLIVASEAAKGPIDPATDWCELDIIYAVGYVKLLITLIKFTPQVLANYSNQSTKGWSIWQITLDFAGGGLSTGQQCIDSYLQRDWSGITGNPVKFALGNVSMVYDCIFFAQHYIFYRGSHSKDRSEEDALLGDEEQQRRRRLD from the exons ATGAGCCTTCTCACCTTCTTTTCTGGCCTGTTTGGTTGGATCTACACCTTTTGCTGGAGCGCTTCGTTTTATCCTCAACTTATATTGAATCTTCGTCGCAAGAGCACATCCGGAACTACTGTGGATTTCCCCTTCATCAACGTTCTAG GCTTCGTTGCGTATTTCGTCTCCAATGTCGCCTTCTACTACTCTCCCCTCATTCGAAGCCAGTACGCCGCTCGGCACAACGATCTTACTCCCACTGTCCAGTTCAACGACATCACTTTTGCGCTCCACGCCTCTGTCATATCTGCCATCACTCTTTCGCAATACCTCCTCCGCACTCTCTGGGGCTTCGCCCCTTCCACCGGCACCCGCCCTAGTCGCTTCATTGTCGGTGTCGCGCTGGGCTGCCTCTTCGGCGTTGTCGCCACCTATCTAATAGTTGCTTCAGAAGCAGCCAAGGGCCCTATCGATCCGGCAACAGACTGGTGCGAGCTAGACATCATCTACGCAGTGGGCTACGTTAAGCTTTTAATCACTCTTATCAAATTCACTCCGCAGGTCCTAGCCAACTACAGCAACCAGAGCACCAAGGGATGGAGTATCTGGCAGATTACGCTTGACTTTGCGGGTGGTGGACTGAGCACGGGGCAACAGTGCATCGACAGTTACTTGCAGCGCGACTGGAGTGGCATCACAGGCAATCCGGTAAAATTTGCCCTGGGGAATGTGAGCATGGTGTACGACTGCATCTTTTTTGCCCAGCACTACATTTTTTACCGAGGCTCTCATAGCAAGGATAGATCCGAGGAGGATGCGTTGTTGGGGGATGAGGAACAGCAAAGGAGGAGACGACTGGACTAA